One Thermoanaerobacter kivui genomic window, TCCAAAGAGTTTATCTCTATCGGGTCTATCAACGAGTTTGAGGACGAAATTACTTATGCCATAATTTTTATCTAAGTTATCAAGCTGAGGAGAAGTATTTTCATCAGTTGACACATTTATGGCATCGCTTGTTTGAGTGTCTTTTGGCGTACTAACGCTTGTAGGATTTTCGTTTGAGGGAGCTGGCTCAGAATTACTGCTATTCTGATTTTTTGTGGTATTAGATTCCTCTTGCTGTAAAGTTGAACTTTTTCCGTTATCAGAGGGTATGTCCATAATTTTTGGTGCAGAATTCGCGTGGACATACTTATTCTCAAAAACGTATTTATAGGCAAAAGCTCCTGAGCCTATGAGTACAGACAATAAAAAAATTGTTGCAATGGTGTAGATTATACTTCTGTTTTTTTTACGACGTCTTCTTAGTATCACACAATCATCCCCTTGTTGCTTTAATTATACCACTTAAATTATTAATAATTATTAATTTTGTGTTACAGTTTTGTAACATTTGTGTGTCAAAAATTATTTTTTCATGTATATAGACGCGAAAAAAATCGACAAAGTTGCAAAAAATTTTGAATTATTCGGTTTGTTGATAAAACTTTTGAAAGTAATTTAAAGTCTCTTGCTTTATATTAAAGTGCAGGCTCACGTATCTAAGTGTAATTATTTTTATCCCTTTGTCGTTTTTTTTTACCATTTATCGAAAAGTTCAAGTTTTTTTGCTGCAATATAAAGTGTTAAGATTATCAAAAGTAATGCGATACCTCCTATAAAGCCTATTCTTTGTTTTGGAACAAATAATGTGGATAGTAATGTTATCGCTATTAAGGCTATTGTAATCCAGGGGTTGACAAAATATTGGCTTCTGTTATCAGAATTAGGTGACTTTTCCTCCATTATCGGCTTGTATTTTATAAATGTGTATAATATGATTATCCAGTTAAAAAATTGTACAAACCCTGTAGCGCTTGTTATGTATTCGTATACGTCTTTTGGTAAGACATAGGAAAGAATAACTGCTATAAAAAGTCCAAGGCTGCTTAAGAGAAGAGCATATATTGGGACATCTCTTTTTGTCTTTTTTGTCAAAAAAGTAGGAGCAAACCTTCCTTGCCCCAAAGAATAGAGAACTTGTGTTACGGCGTACATTGCTCCGTTCATTGTAGTTAAAGCTGCCGTCAGTATTACAAAGTTCATTATTGAATCTATAAAAGGAATTTTAGTGAAATACAAAAGTTTTATAAAAGGGCTTTCTTTGATAGAAATATGATTCCATGGAATTATCAGTAATAATAATGTTATCGATAAAATATATAAGGTTGTGAGAAATAAAACTATATATTTACGAGCTATTGGAGTATATTTTTGAGGATTTTTCGTTTTTACAGACGACATTGCTACAACTTCTACACCCCCAAAAGGGATTAAGGACATGAGCATTGCCCCTAAAAATCCTTTTACGCCATGAGGAGCAAATCCGCCGTGGGCATAGAGATTTTTAATTCCTATAGCTGAGCTTTTTACAAAAAAGCCCGTTAATGTTAATAAACCTACTAACACTATGATGAATAAAGCTACTATTTTAATAGTAGAAAACCAAGATTCAATTTGCCCAAAATTTTTTGTTCCCATCAAATTGATACCTATGACCAGTATAGAATAAAGAAGTACAAAAATCCAAAGGGGTGTTTTTGGAAACCAATATTTAGTAAATATAGCCGAAGCAGTGACTTCACTGGACATGATAAACACTCCTGCTGTCCAGTATAGCCATCCACTAAAAAATCCTCCAATATCTCCCAATGCTTCTTCTGCATAAACTCTAAAAGACCCTTCAACAGGTTTATAAACAATCATTTGTGAAAGGGCGTAAAAAACTTGCGACATGATAAAAGCTGACACAGCGTAATTGAGTATGACAATGGGTCCTGCTGTACGTATTGCAATTCCACTGGCTAAAAAAAATCCTGCTCCCAAAATTCCACCAACTCCAATAAGTACCAGTTCATTGACGGATAGTTCACCTTTTTCCATAAATACACCTCCATAAATTGTCGATATTATTATTGGCATATTTGAGTTGCTTTATTATATTGCAAATCTAAAGTTTATATAGTAAAATGTAATATTATAAATTGGAGGAGGTGGAAAATGAGATATAGGGCTTTGGGGATAAAAGCAAAAGTATTTTTATGCTTTATTGTATTATCAATTTGTGCATTGTTTTTAATAAGTTTTTTCAATATTTTTATTGATGTGAATAAAAAGGGAATTAGTGTATTTGATACTGTATTTGAATGGTTTATATATGTTGTTTTGGTGACGATAGTTTCAGGATTTTTATTGTCGTTGGTTAATTCATCTCATGAATTGACAGAAAATCAATTAATATTGAGATTGGGACTTATGGGTTTTGTACGTTTAAAGTATAATGATATTAAAGTAGTTTCAAAATTCGAAGAGAAAAAACTTCCTCCAAGAGGGATGCGTATTTTAGGGAATACTTGCTATATGTTTTTTGAAAAGGATAATCTTGTTAAGATACAATTAAAGGGAAAAGTTAGAGTATATTATTTGCTTTTTTTAAAGCGATATATTGATACAATTGTTTTTTCTGCTGAAAAAAGAGAAGAATTTATAGAGGAGTTAAAAAGCAGAATATAAAAAGATCTGCCCGGCTAGAACAGATCTTTTTACTTTAAATTACTTTCCATCCATCAATTACAAGATATTTTATTCCAAAAATATTTTTCAGGTCAATTATGACCTCTTCAATTTCTCTCTCGTATATTATTCTATCTACATAAATGTTTATGGAGTCAACGCTTAGTATATAATATTTTTCTTTATTTCTTGGAATACCAATAAACACTTCTGGGGTGAGATTAGGTTCTATACAGCAATTTTGGATATCATGATATTTAATGTATACATTGCCGCCTTTTTTTAGTATATATTCTTTTGCGGCTTTAGTGATTTTCAAATAAAACACCCCGTTTCAAAATTAATTTTAATTAAATACACTTGCTTGTTTAGGAAGTTCTCCTTTTTTAAGCCATCTATACCATTTTATAGCTGAATCTATTATAATAATTATGGTAAGTAATATTATTGCAATTGAAAGTACGACAAGTAATGTGTTACCCTTTGGAAGATAGTTGGTAACTATATTTAAGTATGCAGCGTACAATGTAGTTGCAGCCACAAATATGAAAGGAATTAATGTTATCCACATATATTGTGGCTTTCCTTTTTTAATGATGACAGTAGTTCCTAAAGCTAAAGCTATTGCTCCAAGTAGCTGGTTGGAAGTTCCAAACAAAGGCCATATTGTTGAAATGTTTCCACCATATACTAAGTAACCCCATGCGAAAGACATCAAGAAACTTGTCAAAATTATCCCTGGCCACCAATTCCTATCTCTTAAAGGTTTGTATATTGCTCCACCTGCTTCTTGTAACAAATATCTTCCAATACGAGTGCCTGCGTCTATTGTAGTTAAGATGAATAATGCTTCAAATAGTATTACAAAATGATAGAGATATGCACCCAGATTCTCTAAAAAAGGAATTTTAGAGAAGATAAATGTCATCCCTACACCAAGTGTCACTGCACCTCCTGGCCTTCCCGCTACATTTTCTCCGACTAACTGCGATAAAACTGGAAGATCTACAACTTTCATGCCCAACTTTTGGAAGACTTCAGGAGTTACGTTTATGGCAAAGTAGTCAGCAGGAATTAAGCTTGTCGCAGCGATTAAAGCCATCATTGCGACAAAACCTTCTGCCAGCATTGCTCCATAAGCTATAGGCAGTATGTCTTTTTCATTTTTAATCATTTTAGGAGTTGTCCCTGAGGACACAAGTGAGTGGAAACCGGATAAAGCACCGCAGGCAATTGTGATAAACACATAGGGCCATACTTTTCCAGAGATTATAGGACCGCCGCCTGCGACAAATTCTGTTATAGCAGGCATTCTTATCGTAGGATTTACGATTATAACGCCTATTGCGAGAAGAAGCATTACTCCCAATTTCATATAAGTGCTTAAATAATCTCTGGGCACTAACAAAAGCCATACAGGTAAAACTGCTGCGAAAAAGCCATAGGTAGCCAATATTATCGTCATTTCTTTTTGGTTAAATGTTAAATAATGAGCTAAAGCGGTGTGTTCAATGTAAGGACCTGCAACAACGGACAATATCAAAAGGGTTACACCTATTATTGTTGCTCCTTTTACATCGTCAGGTCTAATCCATTTCATGTATATTCCCATAAAGATTGCTATAGGAATAGTGGCAGCAACTGTGAATGTTCCCCATGGGCTGTTGTATAAGGCATTTACTACAACAAGTGCAAGACCTGCCATTGCTATTACAAGTATGAAAATAACAGCTATTGCAGTTGCTACTCCTGATACTTTACCTACTTCTTTTCGGGTAATGTCTATTATTGAAGACCCATCGTGCCTTACGGATGCGAAAAGTATTACCATGTCGTGAACTGCTCCTGCCAGTACTGCCCCAATTAAAATCCATAAAGCTCCTGGTAGCCAGCCAAATTGTGCAGCGAGCACTGGTCCTACAAGAGGTCCTGCGCCGGCTATTGCGGCAAAATGGTGACCAAAAAGGACCCATTTGTTAGTTGGAACGTAGTCATAGCCATTTTCAAACTTATAGGCAGGTGTTGTTCTGTTTTCATCAAATGCAAGAACTTTGGCAGCAATGAAGGCGCCGTAAAAGCGGTATGCCAGAGCGTATACGCTTGCTGCTATGATGACTAATACCATTGCACTCATATAAAAACCTCCCATGTTAATAGATTTCAGCATAAATTTAACATATATTTTAAACGATTTCAGTCAATTTGAGATGAAAAGAAGAAATTAAACTATGAAAAGAAATATATAGTGATAAAAAGAAAAGACAGGGTTATACATCCCTGTCAAGACCCAGCAAAAGTTTTAGTTCTTTTATTTGAGATTTGCCTACAGGTATTTGGGTTTTTTTGTTGTCATCCATTACCACCCAGTAAGTGCCTTTGAACCAAGGCAATATTTCTATTATTTTATTTAAGTTAACAATGTAACTTTTTTGAACCCTAAAAAAGGCATTTTCTTTAAGCTTTTCTTCAAGGCTTTTTATCGTTCCTTTGTATATAAAATTGTCACTTTTAGTTTTTACCATAACGTCTCCTTCATAGGCTTCTGCAAAAATTATTTCATCTAAATCGATAAGTTTTATTCTTCCATTTTTTTCAACAGCTAATTTTTCTATTTTTTTGTTTTCGAATTCTAAGGAGGGATTATATTGTCGTTTCCATTCCATATCTTTATAAAAGGTTCTTATTTTTTCTAATGT contains:
- a CDS encoding LytR/AlgR family response regulator transcription factor; this translates as MKKLKALIIDDEPPARDELKYLLSEYEDIEIVGEADNGLSALKLIEELKPEVVFLDINIPKINGSDVAKHISSVGKLPYVVFVTAYDMHAIEAFEIGALDYLLKPISQHRLYKTLEKIRTFYKDMEWKRQYNPSLEFENKKIEKLAVEKNGRIKLIDLDEIIFAEAYEGDVMVKTKSDNFIYKGTIKSLEEKLKENAFFRVQKSYIVNLNKIIEILPWFKGTYWVVMDDNKKTQIPVGKSQIKELKLLLGLDRDV
- a CDS encoding carbon starvation CstA family protein — protein: MSAMVLVIIAASVYALAYRFYGAFIAAKVLAFDENRTTPAYKFENGYDYVPTNKWVLFGHHFAAIAGAGPLVGPVLAAQFGWLPGALWILIGAVLAGAVHDMVILFASVRHDGSSIIDITRKEVGKVSGVATAIAVIFILVIAMAGLALVVVNALYNSPWGTFTVAATIPIAIFMGIYMKWIRPDDVKGATIIGVTLLILSVVAGPYIEHTALAHYLTFNQKEMTIILATYGFFAAVLPVWLLLVPRDYLSTYMKLGVMLLLAIGVIIVNPTIRMPAITEFVAGGGPIISGKVWPYVFITIACGALSGFHSLVSSGTTPKMIKNEKDILPIAYGAMLAEGFVAMMALIAATSLIPADYFAINVTPEVFQKLGMKVVDLPVLSQLVGENVAGRPGGAVTLGVGMTFIFSKIPFLENLGAYLYHFVILFEALFILTTIDAGTRIGRYLLQEAGGAIYKPLRDRNWWPGIILTSFLMSFAWGYLVYGGNISTIWPLFGTSNQLLGAIALALGTTVIIKKGKPQYMWITLIPFIFVAATTLYAAYLNIVTNYLPKGNTLLVVLSIAIILLTIIIIIDSAIKWYRWLKKGELPKQASVFN
- a CDS encoding CC/Se motif family (seleno)protein; translated protein: MFYLKITKAAKEYILKKGGNVYIKYHDIQNCCIEPNLTPEVFIGIPRNKEKYYILSVDSINIYVDRIIYEREIEEVIIDLKNIFGIKYLVIDGWKVI
- a CDS encoding amino acid permease; its protein translation is MEKGELSVNELVLIGVGGILGAGFFLASGIAIRTAGPIVILNYAVSAFIMSQVFYALSQMIVYKPVEGSFRVYAEEALGDIGGFFSGWLYWTAGVFIMSSEVTASAIFTKYWFPKTPLWIFVLLYSILVIGINLMGTKNFGQIESWFSTIKIVALFIIVLVGLLTLTGFFVKSSAIGIKNLYAHGGFAPHGVKGFLGAMLMSLIPFGGVEVVAMSSVKTKNPQKYTPIARKYIVLFLTTLYILSITLLLLIIPWNHISIKESPFIKLLYFTKIPFIDSIMNFVILTAALTTMNGAMYAVTQVLYSLGQGRFAPTFLTKKTKRDVPIYALLLSSLGLFIAVILSYVLPKDVYEYITSATGFVQFFNWIIILYTFIKYKPIMEEKSPNSDNRSQYFVNPWITIALIAITLLSTLFVPKQRIGFIGGIALLLIILTLYIAAKKLELFDKW